One window of Prochlorococcus marinus XMU1408 genomic DNA carries:
- a CDS encoding HEAT repeat domain-containing protein — protein sequence MNDANQKLSKEGLANLAIDPDLLARELAAQLAGDPLDEIELDKTDEDLVNASKECDLALNWLQSGNEERLQGLRVFCEHRDPRALPFLVPLLEEPSPVVRMSAVYALGRNPCPQAIDLLLHLLRFDSNAYVRKATAWSLGNYSDAPVLEPLINALKQDVAAVRLWASSSLAEVGLNSAESSLPAANQLLESLQVDGEPIVRSNCIWSLGRLYSLLSEEIKIEIEETFISVLLNDREPSVRYEARTALEQLDNPGVKARLKALIDDGQLV from the coding sequence ATGAATGATGCAAATCAAAAATTAAGTAAAGAAGGTTTGGCTAATTTAGCCATAGATCCTGATCTTTTGGCTAGAGAATTAGCAGCTCAATTAGCAGGAGATCCATTAGATGAAATTGAATTAGATAAAACTGACGAAGATTTGGTTAATGCATCAAAAGAATGTGATCTTGCTTTGAATTGGCTTCAATCTGGGAATGAAGAGAGACTGCAGGGGCTAAGAGTCTTTTGCGAACATAGAGATCCTAGAGCTCTTCCTTTTCTAGTCCCTTTACTTGAAGAGCCCTCTCCTGTTGTGCGGATGAGTGCTGTTTATGCTTTAGGTAGAAATCCTTGCCCACAAGCTATCGATCTACTATTGCATTTATTGAGGTTTGATAGTAATGCTTATGTGCGAAAAGCTACAGCTTGGAGTCTTGGAAATTACTCAGATGCCCCTGTCCTTGAGCCCCTAATTAACGCCTTAAAACAAGATGTTGCGGCTGTTCGATTGTGGGCATCGAGCTCTTTAGCGGAGGTTGGACTTAATTCAGCAGAAAGCTCTCTACCCGCAGCAAATCAATTGCTTGAAAGTTTACAAGTTGATGGTGAGCCAATTGTTAGAAGTAATTGCATTTGGTCTCTTGGACGCCTTTACAGTCTATTGAGTGAGGAAATCAAAATCGAGATAGAAGAAACTTTTATTTCTGTTTTATTGAATGATAGAGAGCCTTCTGTACGGTACGAAGCTAGGACAGCTTTGGAGCAATTGGATAATCCAGGGGTGAAAGCAAGGTTAAAAGCATTAATTGATGATGGTCAATTGGTTTAA
- a CDS encoding sodium:solute symporter family protein, with protein MTFIDWFILFLYLIFSLGLGIYISLKNNDEADYFVAGRRLNGLLAGMSMAATTFSIDTPLYVAGIIGTRGLAGNWEWWSFGLAHVAMTVIFAPLWRRSGVLTDAAFTELRYGGQAAAYLRGIKAFLLSVPINCIGIGYAFLAMRKVAEAFGVVDGHIVFGIFTDTIFLMILVALFLLIYTVLGGLWAVVVNDFVQLLLALLGAFAVSYVALDASGGMNDLLFKLEALDRPELLSLFPWTLNRDGINWLDSTEISITTFLAFISLQWWSFRRSDGGGEFIQRLLATKDEKQATLAGIIFLIVNYLIRSWLWILVGLAALVLLPSQTDWELSYPNLAVTYLPPVGLGLVVVSMVAAFMSTVSTSINWGASYLAHDLYKRFLRPSAGPREMVLVGQFASILLLLIGVITALFSNSIGSMFRLVIAIGTGPGAVLVLRWFWWRINALAELSAMLSGFFIGLITSVSPYFMIEDFGTRLFFTTSFTAVIWLLTLLFTEPESDETLSKFVKQVKPPGPGWRKIRQKYNLDPVDSLLVLGSRFVLGSGILYGGLISIGAFLLHQESSGWIALFIAVSCVFLIKKTRLITK; from the coding sequence ATGACATTTATTGACTGGTTTATTTTATTTCTTTATTTAATATTTTCCTTGGGGTTAGGAATTTATATTTCACTAAAAAATAACGATGAAGCAGATTACTTTGTTGCTGGTCGTCGCTTAAATGGTTTGCTTGCAGGGATGTCCATGGCTGCTACAACATTTTCAATTGATACGCCTCTCTATGTAGCAGGTATTATTGGGACACGAGGCCTTGCAGGAAATTGGGAGTGGTGGAGTTTTGGACTTGCACATGTTGCCATGACGGTTATATTCGCTCCACTTTGGAGGCGTAGTGGAGTATTGACTGACGCAGCATTTACTGAATTGCGTTATGGGGGTCAAGCAGCAGCTTATTTAAGAGGTATCAAAGCTTTTTTACTTTCTGTTCCAATCAATTGTATTGGAATTGGTTATGCTTTTTTAGCAATGCGTAAGGTCGCAGAAGCATTTGGAGTGGTAGATGGACATATTGTATTCGGTATATTTACTGACACGATATTTTTAATGATTTTAGTTGCTTTATTTTTGCTTATTTACACTGTTCTTGGTGGTCTTTGGGCAGTAGTGGTTAATGATTTTGTACAACTATTGTTAGCTCTTTTAGGTGCGTTTGCTGTTAGCTACGTGGCACTTGATGCCTCAGGCGGGATGAATGATTTGTTATTTAAATTAGAGGCGTTAGATCGACCAGAACTACTTTCTTTATTTCCATGGACGTTGAATAGAGACGGTATTAATTGGCTAGATAGTACTGAAATAAGTATTACTACTTTTTTAGCTTTTATTTCTTTGCAGTGGTGGAGTTTTAGACGTAGCGATGGTGGCGGAGAATTTATTCAACGTTTATTGGCTACTAAAGATGAAAAACAGGCAACATTAGCAGGCATAATTTTTCTAATTGTTAATTATCTTATTCGAAGTTGGCTTTGGATTCTAGTTGGATTGGCTGCGTTAGTTCTCTTGCCTTCACAAACAGATTGGGAATTAAGTTATCCAAATCTAGCTGTTACTTATTTACCACCTGTTGGCCTTGGATTAGTTGTTGTTTCAATGGTCGCCGCATTTATGAGTACCGTAAGTACTTCAATTAACTGGGGGGCAAGTTATCTCGCTCATGATTTGTATAAAAGATTTTTGCGACCTTCGGCTGGTCCCCGAGAAATGGTTCTTGTAGGTCAGTTTGCAAGTATTTTATTGCTTTTAATTGGCGTTATAACAGCTTTATTTAGTAATAGTATTGGTTCAATGTTTAGGCTTGTTATAGCGATAGGAACGGGTCCAGGCGCAGTTCTTGTATTGAGGTGGTTTTGGTGGCGAATTAATGCTCTGGCAGAACTTTCAGCAATGTTGAGTGGTTTTTTTATTGGCTTAATAACATCAGTATCTCCATATTTCATGATTGAAGATTTTGGAACAAGGCTATTCTTCACAACTTCATTTACTGCTGTAATTTGGCTGTTAACCCTACTTTTTACCGAACCTGAGTCAGATGAGACACTTAGTAAATTTGTTAAACAAGTAAAACCACCAGGACCTGGTTGGAGAAAAATAAGACAAAAATATAATCTTGATCCTGTTGACTCTCTCTTAGTGCTCGGTTCTCGCTTCGTTCTAGGGTCAGGAATTTTATATGGTGGCTTAATTAGTATTGGAGCCTTTTTATTACATCAAGAAAGTAGTGGTTGGATTGCTCTGTTTATTGCAGTTAGTTGTGTATTTTTAATCAAGAAAACAAGATTAATAACTAAATAA
- the rlmN gene encoding 23S rRNA (adenine(2503)-C(2))-methyltransferase RlmN has protein sequence MTNFPHFSSNSSLLGLSSENLEEFAIQEGEKAFRGRQIYEWIYQRGAKDLDSITVLPKKWRDSLQNKGIKIGRLDEIKRVLAEDSTLKLLMGTFDGEIIETVGIPTDKRLTVCVSSQIGCPMGCRFCATGKGGLNRSLDVNEIVDQVISVRETMNRRPTHVVFMGMGEPLLNIHNVLDSIQCLTNDIGIGQRKITVSTVGIPDTLPDLAKLAQERLGRVKFTLAVSLHAPNQNLRELIIPSASSYPITLLLRDCKKYIELTGRRVSFEYILLGGLNDKDIHAEQLANLMKGFQSHVNLIAYNPIAEESFKRPSQSRVSSFRELLENKGVAVSVRASRGRDKDAACGQLRRRKIDTMNIN, from the coding sequence GTGACAAATTTTCCTCATTTTTCAAGTAATTCATCTTTACTTGGATTAAGTTCAGAAAATCTTGAAGAATTTGCCATACAGGAAGGCGAAAAAGCTTTTCGTGGTAGGCAGATTTATGAATGGATTTATCAAAGAGGTGCAAAAGATTTAGATTCAATTACTGTTCTTCCAAAGAAATGGCGAGATTCTCTACAAAATAAAGGCATAAAGATTGGGAGACTCGATGAAATTAAAAGGGTTCTTGCCGAAGATTCGACATTGAAATTATTGATGGGGACCTTTGATGGGGAAATTATAGAGACAGTTGGAATACCAACAGATAAAAGACTTACTGTTTGTGTCTCAAGTCAAATAGGCTGTCCTATGGGTTGTAGGTTTTGTGCCACTGGGAAGGGAGGTCTTAATAGATCTCTTGATGTTAATGAGATAGTTGATCAAGTTATAAGTGTCAGAGAAACAATGAATAGAAGGCCCACTCATGTTGTCTTTATGGGTATGGGGGAGCCACTTCTTAATATTCATAATGTTTTAGATTCTATTCAATGCCTCACAAATGATATTGGTATTGGGCAAAGGAAAATAACCGTCAGTACAGTTGGAATACCTGATACTCTCCCAGATTTAGCAAAATTAGCTCAAGAGCGATTAGGTAGAGTTAAATTCACCCTCGCAGTGAGTCTTCATGCTCCTAATCAGAATTTGCGTGAATTAATAATTCCTTCTGCTAGTTCTTATCCGATAACATTATTACTTAGAGACTGTAAGAAATATATAGAACTTACTGGTAGACGAGTAAGTTTTGAATATATCCTTCTTGGAGGCTTGAATGACAAAGATATTCATGCAGAACAATTAGCTAATCTCATGAAAGGATTTCAGAGCCATGTTAATTTGATAGCTTATAACCCCATCGCTGAAGAGAGTTTTAAACGACCAAGCCAATCAAGAGTGAGCAGTTTTAGAGAATTATTAGAAAACAAAGGTGTTGCTGTAAGTGTTCGTGCAAGTAGAGGTAGAGATAAGGATGCAGCATGTGGTCAATTAAGGAGGCGAAAAATCGATACAATGAATATCAATTAA
- a CDS encoding high light inducible protein: MIEPPVIPKRKLPRYGFHTHTERVNGRWAMIGFIALVLLEFKLGHGLMNW, encoded by the coding sequence ATGATTGAACCACCTGTAATTCCTAAGCGTAAGTTGCCTCGTTACGGATTTCATACGCATACTGAACGTGTGAATGGTCGATGGGCAATGATTGGTTTTATTGCATTAGTTCTTTTGGAATTTAAATTGGGGCATGGTTTGATGAATTGGTGA